In a genomic window of Methanobacterium sp.:
- a CDS encoding divalent-cation tolerance protein CutA: protein MYSIIYITTSDSEEAKQIAKNLLEEKMIACANIIPVMESIYWWEGELEEDVESILLVKTSSKLVDKVIDRVKEIHSYQTPCALELQIKNGSKEYLDWLDSALK from the coding sequence ATGTATTCTATAATATATATAACAACTTCTGATTCAGAAGAGGCTAAACAAATTGCAAAGAACCTTTTGGAAGAAAAAATGATTGCTTGTGCTAATATAATTCCAGTGATGGAATCAATCTATTGGTGGGAAGGAGAACTGGAAGAAGATGTTGAGTCGATCCTCTTGGTCAAGACCAGTTCTAAATTAGTGGATAAAGTTATAGATAGGGTTAAAGAAATTCACAGCTACCAAACACCATGTGCACTAGAACTCCAGATAAAAAACGGATCAAAAGAATACTTGGATTGGCTAGATAGTGCACTTAAATAA
- the leuS gene encoding leucine--tRNA ligase produces the protein MDSKIESKWQKRWQNAELFHSNPDDREKVFLTVAYPYPSGAMHVGHGRTYTVPDVYARFKRMQGYNVLFPMGWHVTGAPVIGIAKRIGRSDPWTLDIYQNVHKVPLNELKKFTDPHYIVKYFSEEYRNVMTQLGYSIDWRREFTTIDPHYQKFITWQFEKLNEKGLVRKGAHPVKYCPDDENPVGDHDLLEGEGVAINELTLVKFKIGGNYLVAASFRPETLFGATNIWLNPDEEYVKVKINDEEWIISKNAYHNLLNQKSNIELVDDIDTPSLIGQHAENPITGDKHIILPASFVDPDYATGVVYSVPAHAPADYIALVDIKKDTKTLNKYNIKDAVEKIQPIGLIRLKGFGKHPAAEMIEKMGIKDQNDPNLKEATNEMYKLEHAKGVMDKHITDYAGLKVPQARDEIKLYLLENDKGDIMHEFAEKPVICRCGTECVVKILDNQWFLKYSDEEWTQKTLNCLENMNTVPEEIRSNFEYYLNWLHDWACARRIGLGTPLPWDPQWLIEPLSDSTLYMSYYTIAPYLKDIDPEEMDEEFLDHIFLDKKTNKTNIPPGMKEEFNYWYPLDWRLSAKDLVGNHLSFHLFHHSAIYPQQKWPQGVVVFGMGLMEGQKMSSSKGNIVLLEDAIKIHGADVVRLFLMSSAEPWQDFDWREKEVIGTKKRLEWFMGFAEMVDELHGSQVQLNECIDAPDVNKPINSWIISQVNQRVRDATQALEGFQTRKALQEALFLYKKDMDHYLHRVGHELKEGNGKEEINQVLAYVLGIWIRLMAPFTPHACEELWDRHGGRGFASEAPWPEYDVDLIDEKVHKSEEIIQGLVDDIREIEKITKTTPEKIHAYLAPQWKWKVFEIAREVGKPDIGRIIGQAIKENIHDDKKELAGFAQKIAREMTKIHYVGYVDEKQILDDAVDYIARETGAEVIIYQEPTYDPKNKAKNALPYKPALYIQ, from the coding sequence ATAGACAGTAAAATAGAGTCTAAATGGCAAAAACGATGGCAAAATGCAGAATTATTTCATTCTAACCCTGATGACCGAGAAAAAGTATTCTTAACCGTGGCCTACCCTTATCCTAGTGGAGCCATGCACGTAGGGCACGGACGCACTTACACTGTTCCAGATGTTTACGCACGATTCAAACGAATGCAAGGTTACAATGTATTATTCCCCATGGGGTGGCACGTAACAGGGGCACCAGTAATTGGCATAGCCAAACGTATTGGCAGATCAGACCCTTGGACTCTCGACATATACCAAAACGTGCACAAAGTACCTCTGAATGAGCTTAAAAAGTTTACAGACCCTCATTATATTGTAAAATACTTCAGTGAAGAATATCGAAATGTTATGACGCAACTTGGTTACTCTATTGACTGGAGACGGGAATTCACCACCATAGATCCTCATTACCAGAAATTCATAACATGGCAGTTTGAAAAACTTAATGAAAAAGGTTTGGTGAGGAAAGGAGCACATCCAGTCAAATACTGTCCTGATGATGAAAATCCAGTGGGAGACCATGACCTTCTGGAAGGTGAAGGGGTGGCTATCAACGAATTAACTTTGGTAAAATTCAAAATAGGGGGAAACTATCTGGTTGCTGCATCATTCCGACCAGAAACTCTATTTGGGGCCACGAATATATGGCTAAACCCTGATGAAGAATATGTTAAGGTTAAAATCAATGATGAAGAATGGATCATTAGTAAAAATGCATATCATAATCTTTTAAATCAGAAAAGTAACATTGAATTGGTGGATGACATAGATACTCCGTCCCTTATCGGTCAACATGCAGAAAACCCAATAACAGGGGATAAACATATAATTTTGCCTGCATCATTTGTGGATCCAGATTATGCCACTGGTGTAGTATATTCGGTACCAGCACACGCTCCAGCAGATTACATAGCGCTGGTTGACATTAAAAAAGATACAAAAACATTAAATAAATATAATATAAAGGATGCAGTTGAAAAAATACAACCAATCGGACTAATACGCCTTAAAGGATTTGGTAAACACCCTGCTGCCGAGATGATCGAGAAAATGGGTATTAAAGACCAAAATGATCCCAATCTTAAAGAAGCCACCAATGAGATGTACAAACTTGAACATGCCAAAGGAGTTATGGACAAACACATAACAGATTATGCTGGTTTAAAGGTACCACAAGCTAGGGATGAAATCAAATTATATCTTCTTGAAAATGATAAGGGAGATATAATGCATGAATTTGCGGAAAAACCGGTGATCTGTCGTTGTGGAACTGAATGTGTGGTTAAAATCTTGGATAATCAGTGGTTCCTCAAATACTCTGATGAAGAATGGACCCAAAAAACCCTAAATTGTTTGGAGAATATGAACACCGTACCTGAAGAGATTAGGTCCAACTTTGAATATTATCTTAACTGGTTACATGACTGGGCATGCGCAAGGCGAATAGGCTTGGGAACCCCCCTACCATGGGATCCTCAATGGTTAATTGAACCTCTCAGTGATTCAACCCTCTACATGAGTTATTATACCATAGCTCCCTATCTGAAGGATATTGACCCCGAAGAAATGGACGAAGAATTCCTGGATCACATTTTCCTAGATAAGAAAACAAACAAAACAAACATTCCTCCAGGCATGAAAGAAGAGTTCAACTACTGGTATCCCCTCGATTGGAGATTATCTGCCAAGGATCTTGTTGGAAACCACTTATCATTCCATTTATTCCATCATTCGGCAATTTACCCTCAGCAAAAATGGCCTCAAGGTGTGGTAGTATTTGGCATGGGACTAATGGAGGGACAAAAAATGTCCTCTTCCAAGGGAAACATCGTACTATTAGAAGATGCCATAAAAATCCACGGAGCAGATGTAGTCCGGTTGTTCCTCATGTCATCGGCCGAACCATGGCAAGACTTTGACTGGAGGGAAAAAGAGGTTATAGGAACCAAAAAACGTTTAGAATGGTTCATGGGATTTGCAGAGATGGTAGATGAACTTCATGGCTCACAAGTCCAGCTTAACGAGTGTATTGATGCTCCTGATGTGAATAAACCCATTAACTCATGGATAATCAGCCAAGTTAACCAGCGAGTCCGCGACGCCACTCAAGCTCTGGAAGGATTCCAAACCAGGAAAGCACTTCAAGAAGCATTATTCTTGTATAAAAAGGATATGGACCACTATCTGCACCGGGTGGGTCATGAACTCAAGGAAGGAAATGGTAAAGAGGAGATAAATCAGGTATTGGCCTATGTACTGGGAATATGGATCCGTCTGATGGCACCATTTACACCTCACGCCTGTGAAGAGCTGTGGGACAGACACGGTGGACGAGGATTTGCATCAGAAGCACCCTGGCCAGAATATGATGTGGATTTAATTGATGAGAAAGTTCACAAGAGTGAAGAAATCATACAAGGACTGGTGGATGATATCAGGGAGATTGAAAAGATCACAAAAACCACTCCTGAAAAAATTCACGCATACCTCGCACCTCAATGGAAATGGAAAGTATTCGAAATTGCCCGGGAAGTTGGAAAACCAGATATTGGCAGAATAATTGGACAAGCTATTAAAGAGAACATTCACGATGATAAGAAGGAATTGGCTGGATTCGCTCAGAAAATTGCCCGTGAAATGACCAAGATACACTACGTTGGTTATGTGGATGAAAAACAGATCCTGGATGATGCAGTGGATTACATTGCCCGTGAAACCGGTGCAGAGGTAATAATATATCAGGAACCAACTTATGACCCTAAAAACAAGGCGAAAAATGCTTTACCCTACAAACCTGCACTTTACATCCAATAA
- a CDS encoding fumarylacetoacetate hydrolase family protein translates to MKLLRFKKNGRKKNGVVINGGVVEIEHSVLEASQSPPDDFKRKNFYSLDEIKIIPPVQPSKVVCVGLNYRDHAEELNMDMPEEPVLFLKPPTTIIGHNDSIVYPPYSQQVDYEAELAVVIGRDARFVNFEDSLDFVAGYTSLNDVTARDLQQKDGQWTRAKSFDTFCPLGPWIETDMDPSSQKISMKINDKIKQNSNTKNMIFPVEELISFISNIMTLKAGDVIATGTPPGVGPMHVGDVAEVNIEDIGILQNKIISLE, encoded by the coding sequence ATGAAGCTTCTAAGATTTAAAAAAAATGGTAGAAAGAAAAATGGAGTGGTTATTAATGGGGGAGTAGTTGAAATAGAACATTCTGTCTTAGAAGCGTCACAATCACCCCCTGATGATTTTAAAAGAAAAAATTTCTATTCATTGGATGAAATAAAGATTATTCCACCAGTCCAGCCTAGTAAAGTGGTGTGTGTAGGTTTGAATTATCGTGACCATGCTGAAGAGCTGAACATGGACATGCCTGAGGAGCCAGTGCTGTTTTTAAAGCCTCCTACCACCATAATTGGCCATAATGATAGTATCGTGTATCCACCTTATTCCCAGCAAGTGGACTATGAAGCGGAATTGGCAGTTGTTATTGGACGCGACGCCCGTTTTGTTAATTTTGAGGATTCATTAGATTTTGTTGCAGGCTATACTTCACTTAACGATGTTACTGCCCGGGATTTGCAGCAAAAAGATGGGCAGTGGACTCGTGCGAAGAGTTTCGATACTTTTTGCCCTTTGGGGCCTTGGATAGAAACTGACATGGATCCCTCTAGCCAGAAAATTTCTATGAAAATTAACGATAAAATCAAACAAAATTCCAATACAAAAAACATGATTTTTCCAGTTGAAGAATTGATAAGCTTTATATCCAACATCATGACCCTCAAAGCAGGTGATGTGATTGCTACTGGTACTCCTCCAGGTGTGGGACCCATGCACGTTGGTGATGTGGCTGAAGTGAATATTGAAGATATTGGAATTCTTCAAAATAAAATAATTAGTCTTGAATAA